Proteins co-encoded in one Cyprinus carpio isolate SPL01 chromosome B5, ASM1834038v1, whole genome shotgun sequence genomic window:
- the LOC109090582 gene encoding transcriptional and immune response regulator-like — protein sequence MSTNMYSESRRVCPSIHGNKFDTANRKRAVANIFENVNQDALMRLFQKTGDMKAEERVRSIFSFAHDPEETAKALMSLKQRKKDKFLRIAGMVRHFLKLR from the coding sequence ATGTCGACCAACATGTACTCAGAATCTCGCCGAGTCTGCCCTTCGATCCACGGCAACAAGTTTGACACGGCGAACCGCAAGCGAGCGGTGGCCAACATCTTCGAGAACGTCAACCAGGACGCGCTCATGAGACTCTTCCAGAAAACTGGGGACATGAAAGCCGAGGAGAGAGTGAGAAGCATCTTTTCCTTTGCGCACGACCCCGAAGAGACGGCCAAAGCTCTGATGTCCCTCAAGCAGAGGAAGAAGGACAAGTTCCTGCGGATCGCGGGGATGGTGCGACACTTTCTGAAGCTGCGTTGA